The Chroicocephalus ridibundus chromosome 17, bChrRid1.1, whole genome shotgun sequence genome window below encodes:
- the LOC134524419 gene encoding inactive phospholipase C-like protein 2 isoform X1: MAEGPRGAPPPGSPRPAAPLPNGPRGGGGGGGGGGSPGSGSGSSSREDSAERSPAPAAPRASIMKDGSRQRPPQKKKTVSFSTMPNDRKINSTAACISFMLEGCELKKVRSNSRMYSRFFVLDADMRSMRWEPSKKDSEKAKIEIKSVKEVRVGKKTPVLRSNGLSDQFPDECAFSIIYGDNYESLDLVASSADVVSAWVMGLRYLVSYGKHTPEAPGTGHPSLRTSWISSVFDLADLEKSGRIPVSRAVQLIKALNPGMKTSTIELKFKELQKASERPGTEVACDLFVEAYCELCTRPEIFFLLVQFSSNKEYLGLKDLLMFLEVEQGMEGVTEEKCLEIIGKYEPSKEGREKGYLAIDGFTRYLLSADCSIFDPQHRKVCQDMAQPLSHYYISSAHSACLLEDNFWGRSDISGYISALGLGCRSIELVLWDGPEGEPVVYTSPSAASCVPFRAVVGLIDQHAFTASAYPLILCLVVRCSAPQQRLAAQCLRKTLGEKLYLEPPNPTASYLPSPEQLKGRILIKGKKLPPGCEDSEGEVSDEEEGWELARRLGQEEREAPEGGGPRRVRLSRELSELVSLCQAVPFQDFESSRRGQRYWEMCSFSEVEAGRFANECPAELVSYNKRFLSRVYPSPMRIDASNMNPQDFWKCGCQMVAMNYQTPGLMMDLNAGWFRQNGACGYVLRPAIMREEVSYFSANAKDSLPGVPAQLLHLKVISGQNLPKPKGSGAKGEVVEPYVCAEIHGIPADCAEHRTKTALQSGDNPVFDESLEFQINLPELAVLRFVVLDDDYIGDEFIAQYTIPFECLQPGYRHVPLQSLAGEPLPHATLFVHVAITDRRGGGKGHRRGLAGRRGRRVREYTSTKATGIKAIDEVFRTATQPLREATDLRENVQNALVSFKELCGLTPAANMKQCILTVATWLLHSDSAPSVTLNLAEKYPPMEAQGPIPDLLRKVLTAYETMIQTSRTLIESADAVYGKLIQAQQAGMDFHKELPRIEAKEGLRGRKLQKALESFAWNITVLKGQADLLKHAKAEALDNLWQIHNAGQSCGIGRNGSASPEPSRLRAPLEPIPETEGGGDAASC; the protein is encoded by the exons ATGGCGGAGGGGCCCCggggcgccccgccgccgggatcgccccgccccgccgccccgctgcccaacgggccccgcggcggcggcggcggcggcggcggcggcggcagccccggctcgggctcgggcagcagcagccgcgaGGACTCGGCGGAGCggagccccgcgcccgccgcgccccgggccAGCATCATGAAG GATGGctcccggcagcgcccgccgcagAAGAAGAAGACAGTGTCCTTCAGCACCATGCCCAATGACCGCAAGATCAACAGCACGGCCGCCTGCATCTCGTTCATGCTGGAGGGCTGCGAGCTGAAGAAGGTGCGCTCCAACTCCCGCATGTACAGCCGCTTCTTCGTGCTGGACGCTGACATGCGTTCCATGCGCTGGGAGCCCTCCAAGAAGGACTCGGAGAAGGCCAAGATTGAGATCAAGTCGGTGAAAGAGGTGCGTGTGGGCAAAAAGACTCCCGTCCTGCGCAGCAACGGCCTCTCCGACCAGTTCCCAGATGAGTGCGCCTTCTCCATCATCTACGGTGACAACTACGAGTCCCTGGACCTGGTGGCCAGCTCGGCTGATGTGGTGAGCGCCTGGGTGATGGGGCTCCGGTACCTGGTGTCCTATGGGAAGCACACCCCTGAGGCGCCCGGGACCGGCCACCCCAGCCTCCGGACCTCCTGGATCTCTTCCGTCTTCGATCTCGCCGACCTGGAGAAGTCTGGCCGCATCCCCGTGTCCCGGGCTGTGCAGCTGATCAAAGCACTTAACCCAGGCATGAAGACCTCCACCATCGAGCTGAAGTTCAAGGAGCTGCAGAAGGCCAGCGAGCGTCCTGGCACGGAGGTGGCCTGCGACCTCTTCGTGGAGGCGTACTGCGAGCTCTGCACCCGCCCCGAGATCTTCTTCCTTCTGGTGCAGTTCTCCAGCAACAAGGAGTACCTGGGTCTGAAGGACCTGCTGATGTTCCTGGAAGTGGAGCAGGGCATGGAGGGGGTGACGGAGGAGAAGTGCTTGGAGATCATCGGCAAGTACGAGCCCTCCAAGGAGGGCCGGGAGAAGGGCTACCTGGCCATCGACGGCTTCACGCGCTACCTGCTCTCCGCTGACTGCTCCATCTTCGACCCGCAGCACCGCAAGGTGTGCCAGGACATGGCGCAGCCCCTCTCCCACTACTACATCAGCTCTGCCCACAGCGCCTGCCTGCTGGAGGACAACTTCTGGGGCCGCTCAGACATCAGCGGCTACATCAGCGCCCTGGGCTTGGGCTGCCGTAGCATCGAGCTGGTGCTGTGGGACGGCCCTGAGGGCGAGCCCGTGGTCTACACCAGCCCCTCGGCCGCCTCCTGCGTGCCCTTCCGTGCCGTGGTGGGGCTGATTGACCAGCACGCCTTCACCGCCTCCGCCTACCCCCTCATCCTCTGCCTGGTGGTGCGCTGCTCGGCCCCCCAGCAGCGCCTCGCCGCCCAGTGCCTGCGCAAGACGCTGGGGGAGAAGCTGTACCTGGAGCCCCCCAACCCCACGGCCTCCTACCTGCCCTCCCCGGAGCAGCTCAAGGGCCGCATCCTCATCAAGGGCAAGAAGCTGCCGCCGGGCTGCGAGGACAGCGAGGGGGAGGTGTCGGacgaggaggaaggctgggaacTGGCGCGGCGGCTGggccaggaggagcgggaggcgCCAGAGGGAGGTGGCCCGCGGCGGGTGCGCCTCAGCCGGGAGCTCTCGGAGCTGGTGAGCCTCTGCCAGGCCGTCCCCTTCCAGGACTTCGAGAGCTCGCGGCGCGGGCAGCGCTACTGGGAGATGTGCTCCTTCAGCGAGGTGGAGGCGGGACGCTTCGCCAACGAGTGCCCGGCCGAGCTGGTGAGCTACAACAAGCGGTTCCTCTCCCGCGTCTACCCCAGCCCCATGCGCATCGACGCCAGCAACATGAACCCCCAGGACTTCTGGAAGTGCGGCTGCCAGATGGTGGCCATGAACTACCAGACGCCGGGGCTCATGATGGACCTGAACGCGGGCTGGTTCCGGCAGAACGGGGCCTGTGGCTATGTCCTGCGCCCCGCCATCATGCGGGAGGAGGTCTCCTACTTCAGTGCCAACGCCAAGGACTCCTTGCCCGGGGtgcctgcccagctcctgcaCCTCAAGGTCATCAGCGGGCAGAACCTGCCCAAGCCCAAGGGCTCGGGGGCCaagggggaggtggtggagccctACGTCTGCGCCGAGATCCACGGCATCCCAGCCGACTGCGCTGAGCACCGCACCAAGACGGCCCTGCAGAGTGGGGACAACCCTGTCTTTGACGAGAGCCTGGAGTTCCAGATCAACCTGCCGGAGCTGGCCGTCCTGCGCTTCGTCGTGCTGGACGACGACTACATCGGGGACGAGTTCATCGCCCAGTACACCATCCCCTTTGAGTGCCTGCAGCCCGGCTACCGCCACGTCCCCCTCCAGTCCCTGGCCGGGGAGCCCCTGCCCCACGCCACCCTCTTTGTGCATGTGGCCATCACCGACCGCCGCGGCGGGGGCAAGGGGCACCgccgggggctggcagggcgTCGGGGCCGCCGGGTGCGGGAGTACACCTCCACCAAGGCCACTGGCATCAAGGCCATCGATGAGGTCTTCCGGACGGCCACCCAGCCACTGCGGGAGGCCACCGACCTGCGGGAGAATGTGCAG AACGCACTGGTCTCCTTCAAGGAGCTGTGTGGCCTGACGCCCGCTGCCAACATGAAGCAGTGCATCCTGACGGTGGCCACGTGGCTGCTGCACAGTGACAGTGCGCCCAGCGTCACCCTCAACCTGGCAGAGAAGTACCCCCCCATGGAGGCCCAGGGCCCCATCCCGGACCTGCTGCGCAAGGTCCTCACCGCCTACGAGACG aTGATCCAGACCAGCCGGACGCTGATCGAGTCTGCCGACGCGGTGTATGGGAAGCTCATCCAGGCGCAGcaggcag GGATGGATTTCCACAAGGAACTGCCCCGCATCGAGGCCaaggaggggctgcggggccgcaaGCTGCAGAAGGCGCTGGAGAGCTTCGCCTGGAACATCACCGTCCTCAAG GGCCAGGCCGACCTCCTGAAGCACGCCAAGGCGGAGGCGCTGGACAACCTGTGGCAGATCCACAACGCGGGACAGTCCTGCGGTATCGGCAGGAACGGCTCGGCCTCGCCGGAGCCCTCCCGGCTGCGCGCCCCGCTGGAGCCCATCCCGGAGACGGAAGGAGGCGGCGACGCGGCGTCCTGCTGA
- the HCRT gene encoding hypocretin neuropeptide precursor, whose product MEVPSAKLPRAACLLLLLLLLLGSMAAARQSLPECCRQKTCSCRIYDLLHGMGNHAAGILTLGKRKSVPPAFQSRLYRLLHGSGNHAAGILTMGKRGEPPGPACHSASGCPGGADPQPTPALRGSAASPAECQGHSGKDLTKSQAQGAAKSFY is encoded by the exons ATGGAGGTACCCAGCGCCAag CTCCCGCGGGCTGCCTGcctcctgttgctgctgctgctgctgctgggctccatGGCCGCCGCCCGGCAGAGCCTGCCCGAGTGTTGCCGGCAGAAGACCTGCTCCTGCCGCATCTACGACCTGCTGCACGGCATGGGCAACCACGCCGCCGGCATCCTCACGCTGGGCAAGAGGAAGAGCGTCCCGCCGGCGTTCCAGAGCCGGCTCTACCGCCTGCTGCACGGCTCCGGCAACCACGCCGCCGGCATCCTCACCATGGGCAAGCGCGGggagccccccggccccgcctgcCACAGCGCGTCGGGCTGCCCCGGCGGCGCGGATCCCCAGCCCACGCCGGCGCTGCGGGGCTCGGCCGCCAGCCCCGCGGAGTGCCAGGGACACTCGGGGAAGGACCTGACGAAGAGCCAGGCTCAGGGAGCTGCCAAGAGCTTTTACTGA
- the GHDC gene encoding GH3 domain-containing protein — MLSAVAVAVAVAVAVAVAVAVALALPAAPALRHRLARSALLRAAGRYRRRLELRGSEVRLSQERRLRRLLPPGTARGSEAFRERHPLRQSCPAGALGEEVPPLRPWALLRSCWGTDPPLQGSLLYLDTLHVAFPQALAPQGTALLSWAPAGPRAPAGWPLPTLYCTPAEAGALPSRAAALRVQLLFALRMRALHVLEAGLATELHDALAALRAGWPGLAEDLALGRLSPQPGLPEDARGRLQALLAPDAARAAELRAECAQGFEGIVQRLWPQLEVVVVGTAHGAEQLYCDALRQADCKGLPFYCPFYRAAGALLGVNLWPKEPAPRFLLCPDWAFCEFLPCPAEEEPQTVLLGELWEGREYGLVLTARPGEYRCRAGEVLRVAGFHKQCPVVEPVRRESQALSVRGESIPEERFCRSLCRAVGMWPGARLVDYVCVESALLGASSGACAPHYEVFVELRGLRDLSEAQRYKLDQCLQEDFPIYKSFRFKGSIGPLRLHLVGAGAFARLREALGSPLPMPRVLREERLLQLIQSTVIS, encoded by the exons ATGCTGTCGGCGGTGGCGGTGGCCGTGGCGGTGGCCGTGGCGGTGGccgtggcggtggcggtggcccTGGCactgcccgccgcccccgcgctgCGGCACCGCCTGGCCCGTTCCGCGCTGCTCCGCGCCGCGGGCCGGTACCGGCGACGGCTGGAGCTGCGGGGCAGCGAGGTGCGGCTCAGCCAGgagcggcggctgcggcggctgctgccccccggcacggcccgcg GCTCGGAGGCTTTCCGGGAGCGACACCCCCTGCGGCAGAGCTGCCCCGCCGGGGCGCTGGGGGAGGAGGTCCCCCCGCTGCGCCCCTGGGCTCTGCTCCGCAGCTGCTGGGGCACCGACCCCCCGCTGCAG GGGTCCCTGCTCTACCTGGACACCCTCCACGTTGCCTTCCCGCAGGCGCTGGCCCCCCAGGGCACggccctgctctcctgggcaCCCGCtggcccccgcgccccggcggggTGGCCCTTGCCTACCCTATACTGCACCCCGGCCGAGGCGGGTGCTCTGCCCTCGAGGGCCGCCGCGCTGCGGGTGCAGCTGCTCTTCGCCCTGCGGATGCGTGCCCTGCACGTGCTGGAGGCCGGGCTGGCCACCGAGCTGCACGACGCGCTGGCGGCCCTGCGTGCCGGCTGGCCCGGCCTGGCCGAGGACCTGGCGCTGGGCAGGCTGAGCCCCCAGCCCGGGTTGCCCGAGGATGCGCGGGGACGGCTGCAGGCGCTGCTGGCCCCCGATGCTGCCCGGGCAGCCGAGCTCCGGGCCGAGTGCGCCCAGGGCTTCGAGGGCATCGTGCAGCGCCTGTGGCCGcagctggaggtggtggtggtggggacagcgCATGGCGCGGAGCAGCTCTACTGCGACGCCCTCCGCCAGGCCGACTGCAAGGGGCTGCCGTTCTACTGCCCCTTCTACCGGGCGGCAGGAG ccctgcttgGTGTGAACCTGTGGCCAAAGGAACCAGCGCCCCGATTCTTGCTATGCCCCGACTGGGCTTTCTGCGAgttcctgccctgcccggccGAGGAGGAGCCACAAACAGTGCTGCTGGGCGAGCTCTGGGAGGGACGCGAGTACGGGCTGGTCCTGACAGCCCGGCCTGGAGAATACAG GTGCCGTGCCGGGGAGGTGCTGAGGGTGGCCGGGTTCCACAAGCAGTGTCCCGTGGTGGAGCCCGTCCGCAG GGAGAGCCAGGCGCTGAGCGTGCGGGGCGAGAGCATCCCCGAGGAGCGGTTCTGCCGAAGCCTGTGCCGCGCCGTGGGCATGTGGCCGGGCGCTCGCCTGGTTGACTACGTCTGCGTGGAGAGTGCCTTGCTGG GTGCCTCTTCGGGGGCCTGCGCCCCCCACTACGAGGTGTTCGTGGAGCTGCGGGGCCTGCGGGACCTGTCGGAGGCACAGCGCTACAAG ctggacCAGTGTCTCCAGGAGGATTTTCCCATCTATAAGTCTTTCCGCTTCAAGGGCAGCATCGGGCCCctgcgcctgcacctggtgggggccggagCCTTCGCCCGGCTGCGGGAGGCGctgggctcccccctccccatgcccagggTCCTGCGGGAGGAGCGGCTGCTGCAGCTCATCCAGAGCACCGTCATCTCCTAG
- the LOC134524419 gene encoding inactive phospholipase C-like protein 2 isoform X2 has product MGASGKNRDAGKPAVDESRHGQDGSRQRPPQKKKTVSFSTMPNDRKINSTAACISFMLEGCELKKVRSNSRMYSRFFVLDADMRSMRWEPSKKDSEKAKIEIKSVKEVRVGKKTPVLRSNGLSDQFPDECAFSIIYGDNYESLDLVASSADVVSAWVMGLRYLVSYGKHTPEAPGTGHPSLRTSWISSVFDLADLEKSGRIPVSRAVQLIKALNPGMKTSTIELKFKELQKASERPGTEVACDLFVEAYCELCTRPEIFFLLVQFSSNKEYLGLKDLLMFLEVEQGMEGVTEEKCLEIIGKYEPSKEGREKGYLAIDGFTRYLLSADCSIFDPQHRKVCQDMAQPLSHYYISSAHSACLLEDNFWGRSDISGYISALGLGCRSIELVLWDGPEGEPVVYTSPSAASCVPFRAVVGLIDQHAFTASAYPLILCLVVRCSAPQQRLAAQCLRKTLGEKLYLEPPNPTASYLPSPEQLKGRILIKGKKLPPGCEDSEGEVSDEEEGWELARRLGQEEREAPEGGGPRRVRLSRELSELVSLCQAVPFQDFESSRRGQRYWEMCSFSEVEAGRFANECPAELVSYNKRFLSRVYPSPMRIDASNMNPQDFWKCGCQMVAMNYQTPGLMMDLNAGWFRQNGACGYVLRPAIMREEVSYFSANAKDSLPGVPAQLLHLKVISGQNLPKPKGSGAKGEVVEPYVCAEIHGIPADCAEHRTKTALQSGDNPVFDESLEFQINLPELAVLRFVVLDDDYIGDEFIAQYTIPFECLQPGYRHVPLQSLAGEPLPHATLFVHVAITDRRGGGKGHRRGLAGRRGRRVREYTSTKATGIKAIDEVFRTATQPLREATDLRENVQNALVSFKELCGLTPAANMKQCILTVATWLLHSDSAPSVTLNLAEKYPPMEAQGPIPDLLRKVLTAYETMIQTSRTLIESADAVYGKLIQAQQAGMDFHKELPRIEAKEGLRGRKLQKALESFAWNITVLKGQADLLKHAKAEALDNLWQIHNAGQSCGIGRNGSASPEPSRLRAPLEPIPETEGGGDAASC; this is encoded by the exons ATGGGAGCAAGTGGGAAGAACCGGGATGCGGGGAAGCCGGCTGTGGATGAGTCCCGACACGGCCAG GATGGctcccggcagcgcccgccgcagAAGAAGAAGACAGTGTCCTTCAGCACCATGCCCAATGACCGCAAGATCAACAGCACGGCCGCCTGCATCTCGTTCATGCTGGAGGGCTGCGAGCTGAAGAAGGTGCGCTCCAACTCCCGCATGTACAGCCGCTTCTTCGTGCTGGACGCTGACATGCGTTCCATGCGCTGGGAGCCCTCCAAGAAGGACTCGGAGAAGGCCAAGATTGAGATCAAGTCGGTGAAAGAGGTGCGTGTGGGCAAAAAGACTCCCGTCCTGCGCAGCAACGGCCTCTCCGACCAGTTCCCAGATGAGTGCGCCTTCTCCATCATCTACGGTGACAACTACGAGTCCCTGGACCTGGTGGCCAGCTCGGCTGATGTGGTGAGCGCCTGGGTGATGGGGCTCCGGTACCTGGTGTCCTATGGGAAGCACACCCCTGAGGCGCCCGGGACCGGCCACCCCAGCCTCCGGACCTCCTGGATCTCTTCCGTCTTCGATCTCGCCGACCTGGAGAAGTCTGGCCGCATCCCCGTGTCCCGGGCTGTGCAGCTGATCAAAGCACTTAACCCAGGCATGAAGACCTCCACCATCGAGCTGAAGTTCAAGGAGCTGCAGAAGGCCAGCGAGCGTCCTGGCACGGAGGTGGCCTGCGACCTCTTCGTGGAGGCGTACTGCGAGCTCTGCACCCGCCCCGAGATCTTCTTCCTTCTGGTGCAGTTCTCCAGCAACAAGGAGTACCTGGGTCTGAAGGACCTGCTGATGTTCCTGGAAGTGGAGCAGGGCATGGAGGGGGTGACGGAGGAGAAGTGCTTGGAGATCATCGGCAAGTACGAGCCCTCCAAGGAGGGCCGGGAGAAGGGCTACCTGGCCATCGACGGCTTCACGCGCTACCTGCTCTCCGCTGACTGCTCCATCTTCGACCCGCAGCACCGCAAGGTGTGCCAGGACATGGCGCAGCCCCTCTCCCACTACTACATCAGCTCTGCCCACAGCGCCTGCCTGCTGGAGGACAACTTCTGGGGCCGCTCAGACATCAGCGGCTACATCAGCGCCCTGGGCTTGGGCTGCCGTAGCATCGAGCTGGTGCTGTGGGACGGCCCTGAGGGCGAGCCCGTGGTCTACACCAGCCCCTCGGCCGCCTCCTGCGTGCCCTTCCGTGCCGTGGTGGGGCTGATTGACCAGCACGCCTTCACCGCCTCCGCCTACCCCCTCATCCTCTGCCTGGTGGTGCGCTGCTCGGCCCCCCAGCAGCGCCTCGCCGCCCAGTGCCTGCGCAAGACGCTGGGGGAGAAGCTGTACCTGGAGCCCCCCAACCCCACGGCCTCCTACCTGCCCTCCCCGGAGCAGCTCAAGGGCCGCATCCTCATCAAGGGCAAGAAGCTGCCGCCGGGCTGCGAGGACAGCGAGGGGGAGGTGTCGGacgaggaggaaggctgggaacTGGCGCGGCGGCTGggccaggaggagcgggaggcgCCAGAGGGAGGTGGCCCGCGGCGGGTGCGCCTCAGCCGGGAGCTCTCGGAGCTGGTGAGCCTCTGCCAGGCCGTCCCCTTCCAGGACTTCGAGAGCTCGCGGCGCGGGCAGCGCTACTGGGAGATGTGCTCCTTCAGCGAGGTGGAGGCGGGACGCTTCGCCAACGAGTGCCCGGCCGAGCTGGTGAGCTACAACAAGCGGTTCCTCTCCCGCGTCTACCCCAGCCCCATGCGCATCGACGCCAGCAACATGAACCCCCAGGACTTCTGGAAGTGCGGCTGCCAGATGGTGGCCATGAACTACCAGACGCCGGGGCTCATGATGGACCTGAACGCGGGCTGGTTCCGGCAGAACGGGGCCTGTGGCTATGTCCTGCGCCCCGCCATCATGCGGGAGGAGGTCTCCTACTTCAGTGCCAACGCCAAGGACTCCTTGCCCGGGGtgcctgcccagctcctgcaCCTCAAGGTCATCAGCGGGCAGAACCTGCCCAAGCCCAAGGGCTCGGGGGCCaagggggaggtggtggagccctACGTCTGCGCCGAGATCCACGGCATCCCAGCCGACTGCGCTGAGCACCGCACCAAGACGGCCCTGCAGAGTGGGGACAACCCTGTCTTTGACGAGAGCCTGGAGTTCCAGATCAACCTGCCGGAGCTGGCCGTCCTGCGCTTCGTCGTGCTGGACGACGACTACATCGGGGACGAGTTCATCGCCCAGTACACCATCCCCTTTGAGTGCCTGCAGCCCGGCTACCGCCACGTCCCCCTCCAGTCCCTGGCCGGGGAGCCCCTGCCCCACGCCACCCTCTTTGTGCATGTGGCCATCACCGACCGCCGCGGCGGGGGCAAGGGGCACCgccgggggctggcagggcgTCGGGGCCGCCGGGTGCGGGAGTACACCTCCACCAAGGCCACTGGCATCAAGGCCATCGATGAGGTCTTCCGGACGGCCACCCAGCCACTGCGGGAGGCCACCGACCTGCGGGAGAATGTGCAG AACGCACTGGTCTCCTTCAAGGAGCTGTGTGGCCTGACGCCCGCTGCCAACATGAAGCAGTGCATCCTGACGGTGGCCACGTGGCTGCTGCACAGTGACAGTGCGCCCAGCGTCACCCTCAACCTGGCAGAGAAGTACCCCCCCATGGAGGCCCAGGGCCCCATCCCGGACCTGCTGCGCAAGGTCCTCACCGCCTACGAGACG aTGATCCAGACCAGCCGGACGCTGATCGAGTCTGCCGACGCGGTGTATGGGAAGCTCATCCAGGCGCAGcaggcag GGATGGATTTCCACAAGGAACTGCCCCGCATCGAGGCCaaggaggggctgcggggccgcaaGCTGCAGAAGGCGCTGGAGAGCTTCGCCTGGAACATCACCGTCCTCAAG GGCCAGGCCGACCTCCTGAAGCACGCCAAGGCGGAGGCGCTGGACAACCTGTGGCAGATCCACAACGCGGGACAGTCCTGCGGTATCGGCAGGAACGGCTCGGCCTCGCCGGAGCCCTCCCGGCTGCGCGCCCCGCTGGAGCCCATCCCGGAGACGGAAGGAGGCGGCGACGCGGCGTCCTGCTGA